The Fundidesulfovibrio putealis DSM 16056 DNA window GCTGCCCAGGAACCCTTGGATCTTCTTAACCTTGCCCGGAGATTCGACAATCAAAAGCTTCATGGCGTACTACCTCATGATCCTTTCATTTCGTTGCTGGCCACTTCCCGGAACCGCTTCACCAGCATCGGCGAGGCAGCAGGGCGCTGGGCAGCAATTGCTGGCGCGGAAGAAGGAACTGACGGCGCTTCACCGCCGAGGCGGCGAAGCACGGCAGCGGCATAAGCCCAGCCACGTTCGGGGTTGCGATCGACAGGGGTATGGTAGGAGGCGACTGCGCGCCAGTTCAGCCCATGGCGCTTGATTTCCTTGCCGAGAATCCAGACGCCCACCTGGATGTTGCCGGGAGGGTCCAGGATGACCTCCAAGGGCAGGCGGTAGCGTCTGATCCACCAGGAGTTAATCTGCATGACTCCCACATCGAAGGAGAGGCCTGCGGCCAGGGCCGCGCGGCTGATCGCCACGGCCTGCTCTTTCGTGACGGGTCTGACTGTTCGCCCCGCGATGTTCAGAATCCATGGCTGCATCCCGGACTCTTGACCGGCGATGGCCAAGGCCAGAGGACGCGGAACGCTGTAACGATCACACGGGGCGTCGAAGAGGCTGGCCAGGTCCTGGCCAGCCAGGACCTGATTGCACGACAGGAGAACCAGGATGAGCCCGGCTAGTGCCTGAATCACCGGTCCAACTCCCGGCATTGTTCCTTGGCTAGGCCGCGACCAAGTTGCTGTGTCACCTCCTTGATCCCCCGGCTGGCGTGAAGATCGTTCCAGTCAGTCAACCTGGCCTCCCGTTCTTCCTTGGTGAAGGCCGGGACGATGACGCAGCCTCCGACAGCCAAAGCGGCCTGTTTGGCTTTCTCCACGCCGATGTTGCCGTGCTCCCGAGCATGGTCGTTGTCGGCGCAGATGGCGATCTTGGCCATGGGGAACTTTTCGCGCAGAGCCTTGGCCACGGGCTCAAGATTGCCTGCATCGAAGGCCACGACGACAGGCATGCTCGATGCCATGTGCAGGCTGACGCCGGTGGCGTAGCCTTCAGCGATGAGCAGAATTTGGCCTTGCTCCAAGTTCTTATCGGGATCGATCAGACTGAAGCAGCCTTTCTTTTCGGCACCGGCCTGGAATCGCTTCGTCCCATCCCAGTCGATTTCCTGGACGTTCCGAAGTTCGCCCGTTGCGTTATAGAGAGGGACCAGCAGGAGCATGGCGTCAGAAGACTCTTTGATGTCGCCATAAGGGTGGATGCCCTTTTTGAGGAGATAAGGGTTCCTAATCGCCGCCATGGGCATAATGGGCGGGAGGACGCTAAAGTCCTGCTGGCACCGCAGGGCCACGTCGTCTTGAAGCGCCAGGCGCTCGCGTTCTCGTTGTTTGCTGCGCTGCTCCGCTTCCAGTCGCAGGGCCATCTTCTGCTCTTCCGTCAGGGTATGGCCGGTGGCCTTCCACTTGGTCTTTTCGCCGGTGAGATAGTTCTCGTACCACCCAGCAGGACGGCCATCGAGATATCCCTTGTAGGCTCCATCGCGGGCCTGAGGTTTGCCGCCCAGAACGGAAACGCGGTGAATCTTGCCGTCCATGACGGGAAGCTGGCCTTTGAGGTCAAGTCCGGCATCGCGGAGCGCCTGAGCGAATTCAGAGAGAGGGTCCATGGTCTTGGCCGGGCTGGCAGCCTTGTCAGGGAACCAGGTTTTCAGCTTGGCCAGGTCGGAACCTTCCGGCGCGAACCAGAGTTTGGCCTCGGCGTCCCATTTGGCACCGGCAGCCTTGGCCAGGTTCTTTTCCCGGAAGGGTACGGCCAGGAACACCTTCCCGGTGGCCGGTTGGGATGGCGCGGCGGGTTCCTTGGAGGGCTCGACATCATGGGCCATGGTGGTCACTGCACCATCCCGAGACAGTTCCAAGGCATGCTTGAGAGCGGCAAAGGCATCGGCACGGGTCGGGAAGAATTTGTCCTTGAACTGCGCCAGGAGGCCATCGTTGTTCGGGATGGCGAACCACTCCTCCGGTTTGGACTGCATAACCATGTCCACGATGCCACCGCTCACGGGGTCTTTGTTCGTTGCCAGACCGCCGGGCCTGGATTCACTCCAGCCCTCGGGCAGGGTGAGGTTTGATGAAGCCAATTCCTGGCCTTTGCCGAGTTCCTGCTTCTGTTCCATAGTGAGCACGTATTGTTTGATCTTTTCGGCGTCCCGGCAGGCCCGGACGATTTCATAGGGGTCCTGCTCCAACACCTTGATCCACGAATCCACGTAGGCCAGATGTTGGCCGGGGTCATAGCCGATGCCCATATCCTGGCCGAGCATCCAGGATGCGATTTCGGCCCGGAGTTCTTCCTTGGCGTACACTTCCGAACCGAACGGACCGAACTCGCGTCCCATGCGCGACTCATGGCCGGTCCAGTGACCGAGTTCATGCAGTGCCGTGGAGTAGTAATCGCCGGGGGTCTGGAAGCGATCCAGAGTGGGCAGGCTGATTTCATCCTTGGCGGGGCTGTAGAAAGCCCGATTGCGCTGGTTGTGTTTGATGACTGCGCCGGAATTGCGAAGAATGGCTTCCGCTTTCTCGTTCGGGTCCCAATCCCGGATGAGCGTGGAGGGGGCCAGAGGAGGAACGTCTCCATCAAGCTGGCTGACATGGAAAACGGAAGAAAAACGGGCCACCGGCCTGGCCAGCTCCACCTTGTTCATCACCTGGTTGCCGTCGCCATCGAGCACTGGCTTGCCGTTGTCATCCAAGGCGGGTTCTTCCTTGGTGAACTGCCAGAAGACGATAGTCTGTGATCTCTCGCCCTTGCGAACACGGCAGTCCAACGAGTTGGCCTGTTTGAGCGTCATCCAGCGAGGATCGGCATACCCTTTGCGGGAGAGCATGAGCCTGTTGATGCCGCTGTAGACCGTGCCCGAGACGGGGTTCATGGGCGGGTGGAGTTCACCTGGCCGCCAGGGTTTCTGCCACGGCGCGGCCCCGGTTTTGAGATCTTCGATGATCTGCTCGGCGAACACCTGATGGACCGGTTTGCGCGCGTTTGCATCATTCGCCATGGTCGCTGCCCTCTTCACCGGCGAACATATCCTCCAGGTCGTCAGGTCCGACGGCCAGTTCCTCGAAGGCTCCCATGAACTCTGCAACCTCGGGATCGACCGGTATTCCCAGTCCCGGATTTTCCATGGCCTGAACGTCCACCGCACGGGCGGCTGCCATCAAATACTCCTTGTCCACGATCATCCTCCTATGGGTTCAAAGACTCGAACTGGCTTCACCTTCTGAAGTGACGCCAACGGCAACAGACCAAAATACCGACCGTCGAAACCGCCGGGATGTTCACGAGAAAGGATCAAGACCATTCCTTCAGGAATCCGGCCTGGAGAAAGGGTGGTAGAAATCGGCATGGGCCGATCCAGACTGTCCGTGGCGGCGATCATGCTTTGCGGCATCATCCGGCCATTGACGCGAATACCCTCCGGCCCCACATCCAAAAGATCGCCGGGAAGGCCCGCTACCACCTTGAGGAGGGGCTCGGTGCCGTCAGGACAGGAGCCGGAGCGCAGATAGCCCCGGTCGAGGGCCAGGGAGGCGAAGGGTTCAATGGCCAGACAGACGCTGACCAGGTCGCCACGATCAATGCCAGGATTGCCGGGAACGAGCTGATAAATCCCCTTGGGCATGGAAGGCGTGGCGTTGAAGCGATACCCTTGCTGAAAGAGAAAGAAGCCCGAACAGACCAGCAGGAGCAGAATCCAGAGGAGGCGCTTCATTTCGATCCACCCTGCTTCTTCAGGTAATCCGCGTAGGAGC harbors:
- a CDS encoding lytic transglycosylase domain-containing protein — its product is MIQALAGLILVLLSCNQVLAGQDLASLFDAPCDRYSVPRPLALAIAGQESGMQPWILNIAGRTVRPVTKEQAVAISRAALAAGLSFDVGVMQINSWWIRRYRLPLEVILDPPGNIQVGVWILGKEIKRHGLNWRAVASYHTPVDRNPERGWAYAAAVLRRLGGEAPSVPSSAPAIAAQRPAASPMLVKRFREVASNEMKGS
- a CDS encoding zincin-like metallopeptidase domain-containing protein, which codes for MANDANARKPVHQVFAEQIIEDLKTGAAPWQKPWRPGELHPPMNPVSGTVYSGINRLMLSRKGYADPRWMTLKQANSLDCRVRKGERSQTIVFWQFTKEEPALDDNGKPVLDGDGNQVMNKVELARPVARFSSVFHVSQLDGDVPPLAPSTLIRDWDPNEKAEAILRNSGAVIKHNQRNRAFYSPAKDEISLPTLDRFQTPGDYYSTALHELGHWTGHESRMGREFGPFGSEVYAKEELRAEIASWMLGQDMGIGYDPGQHLAYVDSWIKVLEQDPYEIVRACRDAEKIKQYVLTMEQKQELGKGQELASSNLTLPEGWSESRPGGLATNKDPVSGGIVDMVMQSKPEEWFAIPNNDGLLAQFKDKFFPTRADAFAALKHALELSRDGAVTTMAHDVEPSKEPAAPSQPATGKVFLAVPFREKNLAKAAGAKWDAEAKLWFAPEGSDLAKLKTWFPDKAASPAKTMDPLSEFAQALRDAGLDLKGQLPVMDGKIHRVSVLGGKPQARDGAYKGYLDGRPAGWYENYLTGEKTKWKATGHTLTEEQKMALRLEAEQRSKQRERERLALQDDVALRCQQDFSVLPPIMPMAAIRNPYLLKKGIHPYGDIKESSDAMLLLVPLYNATGELRNVQEIDWDGTKRFQAGAEKKGCFSLIDPDKNLEQGQILLIAEGYATGVSLHMASSMPVVVAFDAGNLEPVAKALREKFPMAKIAICADNDHAREHGNIGVEKAKQAALAVGGCVIVPAFTKEEREARLTDWNDLHASRGIKEVTQQLGRGLAKEQCRELDR
- the traF gene encoding conjugative transfer signal peptidase TraF, which translates into the protein MKRLLWILLLLVCSGFFLFQQGYRFNATPSMPKGIYQLVPGNPGIDRGDLVSVCLAIEPFASLALDRGYLRSGSCPDGTEPLLKVVAGLPGDLLDVGPEGIRVNGRMMPQSMIAATDSLDRPMPISTTLSPGRIPEGMVLILSREHPGGFDGRYFGLLPLASLQKVKPVRVFEPIGG